One window of Neptuniibacter halophilus genomic DNA carries:
- a CDS encoding DUF3604 domain-containing protein — MKTTLCSVLLASSLLSSAQAAEGSYSPLAGTHYPQQVYWGDTHLHTSYSFDAAMMGNRGLSPEEAYRFARGKEITAHNGMSARLNRPLDFLMVSDHAEYLGLVPMLAAGNKQLLSDPTGKRWDSMLRAGGKESLKALLEMNVDIGENRKSLSNIQVERSAWDDITRIADHYNDPGKFTAFIGYEWTTMPGGDNLHRVVLFADDASLAGQMLPFSAFDSEDPENLWNHLQTYEDTTGGRVLAIPHNGNLSNGLMFALTDRQGNSLNRAYAETRSRWEPVVEVTQIKGDGETHPTLSPADEFADFETWDKGNLSALSAKQPAMLPYEYARSALKLGLQQEAQLGVNPFKFGMIGSTDAHTSLSAVEENNFWGKFSMFEPSAKRGEIAAYTAGKQNKVYSLTVDESVASGYAAVWAQENTRESLFDAIKRRETYATTGPRITVRFFAGWEFAGNEADYPDYVARGYAKGVPMGGDLSDAPANTAPRFMLNASRDPEGANLDRIQIIKGWHEKDGTLHEKVYDVVWSGDRQPDSNGKLPPVGNTADPEQATWQNSVGSAELSQVWTDPDFDPSERAFYYARVLQIPTPRWTAYDKKHFNHPLRSEMPDVIQERAYTSPIWYTPTAERE, encoded by the coding sequence ATGAAAACCACGCTGTGCTCCGTGCTGCTGGCCAGTTCGCTGCTCTCCTCTGCCCAGGCGGCGGAGGGCTCATACTCACCTCTGGCTGGCACCCATTACCCGCAACAGGTGTACTGGGGCGATACCCACCTGCACACATCCTACTCGTTTGATGCAGCGATGATGGGCAACCGGGGCCTGAGCCCTGAAGAAGCCTATCGTTTCGCCCGGGGTAAGGAGATTACCGCTCATAATGGCATGAGCGCCCGCCTCAATCGCCCGCTGGACTTCCTGATGGTGTCAGACCATGCCGAGTACCTCGGGCTGGTGCCGATGCTCGCTGCAGGTAACAAACAGCTCCTGAGTGATCCGACAGGCAAGCGCTGGGACAGCATGCTCAGAGCTGGCGGAAAGGAGTCCCTCAAAGCATTGCTGGAAATGAACGTCGACATCGGTGAAAACCGCAAAAGCCTGAGTAATATTCAGGTTGAGCGCAGCGCCTGGGATGACATCACCCGCATCGCTGATCATTACAATGATCCGGGCAAGTTTACGGCATTCATCGGTTACGAATGGACTACGATGCCGGGCGGCGACAACCTGCACAGGGTGGTGCTGTTTGCCGATGACGCCAGCCTGGCCGGGCAGATGCTGCCCTTCTCCGCCTTCGACAGTGAAGATCCTGAAAACCTGTGGAATCACCTGCAGACCTATGAGGACACGACCGGAGGGCGGGTACTCGCCATTCCCCATAACGGTAATCTCAGTAATGGCCTGATGTTTGCGCTGACCGACCGGCAGGGCAACAGCCTCAACCGCGCTTACGCCGAAACCCGAAGCCGCTGGGAACCGGTGGTCGAAGTCACCCAGATAAAAGGCGACGGAGAGACCCACCCGACACTCTCACCCGCTGATGAATTCGCCGACTTTGAAACCTGGGATAAAGGCAACCTGAGTGCATTATCTGCCAAGCAACCGGCCATGCTGCCCTATGAATACGCCCGTTCGGCGTTGAAGCTGGGCCTGCAGCAGGAAGCACAACTGGGCGTTAACCCCTTCAAATTCGGCATGATCGGCAGTACCGATGCGCACACCAGCCTGTCCGCTGTTGAAGAGAATAATTTCTGGGGCAAATTCAGTATGTTTGAGCCCAGCGCTAAACGCGGGGAAATTGCAGCCTATACGGCGGGCAAACAGAACAAAGTCTATAGCCTGACCGTAGATGAATCAGTCGCCTCAGGTTACGCCGCTGTCTGGGCGCAGGAAAACACCCGTGAATCCCTCTTTGATGCCATCAAGCGACGGGAAACCTACGCAACTACCGGCCCCCGCATAACCGTGCGATTTTTTGCCGGCTGGGAGTTTGCCGGCAATGAAGCTGACTATCCGGATTATGTTGCCCGCGGTTACGCAAAAGGGGTCCCGATGGGAGGAGATCTGTCTGATGCACCCGCCAACACCGCGCCACGTTTCATGCTCAACGCCAGTCGCGACCCGGAAGGGGCCAACCTCGATCGGATACAGATCATCAAAGGCTGGCACGAAAAAGATGGCACGCTTCACGAGAAAGTTTATGACGTCGTCTGGAGCGGCGACAGACAACCTGACAGCAACGGCAAACTTCCCCCGGTAGGCAATACCGCTGACCCCGAACAGGCAACCTGGCAAAACAGTGTCGGCAGCGCTGAACTGAGTCAGGTCTGGACCGACCCTGACTTTGACCCGTCAGAACGGGCTTTTTACTACGCCCGGGTACTTCAGATCCCGACGCCACGCTGGACTGCTTATGACAAGAAACACTTTAACCACCCTTTACGGAGTGAGATGCCTGATGTGATTCAGGAGCGTGCTTACACCTCACCCATCTGGTACACCCCCACCGCGGAGAGAGAGTGA
- a CDS encoding AraC family transcriptional regulator, whose protein sequence is MRRQEQAPTIRSSALLGFTEHCRQHRLNPVKMLEHGGVTPDALHSRELRIPYEGMVRALNYAAKSSENPLFSMMLSSKVGIEALGPLGLMASHCESIGESLRVIQKYFDIHAQHVTLTLDDFGENSALTYLINLDNIDDMSQITELGLGRALSVLRALAPSIPITGVSFRHPANTAPESYIPIIGIEPNFSAPENRILFPTSFLSKAPAPPSERAQLYFDSFLQQLSESHGHQLQPLVIRLIRELIPAGEGNANSVARLLGLHTRSLQRQLKLQGTDFRTLLEQVRYELAQEALQDPEISLAALARTLGYSELSAFSRAFKRWSGIAPQRWREQAQSESM, encoded by the coding sequence ATGCGCCGCCAAGAACAGGCTCCAACCATACGCAGTAGTGCCCTGTTAGGATTTACTGAACACTGTCGCCAGCACCGGCTGAACCCGGTCAAGATGCTCGAGCACGGCGGAGTTACCCCGGATGCACTGCACTCCAGAGAGCTGCGCATCCCCTACGAGGGGATGGTGCGTGCGCTTAACTATGCGGCCAAAAGTTCGGAAAACCCGCTCTTCTCAATGATGCTGTCCAGCAAAGTCGGCATCGAGGCACTGGGGCCACTGGGATTGATGGCGAGTCACTGCGAAAGCATCGGCGAGAGCCTCCGGGTCATTCAGAAATATTTCGATATACACGCACAGCACGTTACCCTGACGCTGGACGATTTCGGCGAAAACAGCGCCCTGACCTACCTGATCAACCTTGATAACATCGACGACATGAGCCAGATCACTGAGCTCGGTCTCGGTCGTGCCCTGAGTGTGCTGAGGGCGCTGGCACCCTCGATACCCATTACCGGGGTCAGCTTCCGCCATCCGGCCAACACTGCACCCGAGAGCTACATTCCGATCATCGGTATTGAGCCCAATTTCTCAGCACCAGAAAACCGAATACTGTTTCCAACCTCATTCCTGAGCAAAGCCCCGGCGCCTCCCTCAGAACGGGCACAACTCTACTTTGACTCGTTTCTGCAGCAACTGAGTGAAAGCCACGGCCATCAGCTACAGCCTCTGGTTATCAGGCTGATCCGTGAACTGATTCCCGCCGGTGAAGGCAATGCCAACTCGGTCGCCCGATTACTGGGCTTGCACACCCGCAGCCTGCAGCGCCAGTTAAAACTACAGGGTACTGATTTCCGCACCCTGCTCGAACAGGTCCGCTACGAACTGGCACAGGAAGCCCTGCAGGACCCGGAGATTTCCCTGGCTGCCCTTGCCCGGACACTCGGCTATTCCGAACTGAGCGCATTCTCAAGAGCGTTTAAACGCTGGAGTGGCATCGCCCCTCAACGCTGGCGGGAACAGGCCCAATCTGAGAGCATGTAA
- a CDS encoding peptidylprolyl isomerase, which produces MFGKLIKDPLLHFTLAGAVLFATYEQIAAPEEQLAENTIVVDRNALLTFIQYRSKAFQPELASAKLDQMSTGERQKLISDYVREEALYREAEALGMSENDYIIRRRSVQKLEFITQGMAEQLVEADDAAVSEYFEQHRQDYYEEPSYTFTHVFIRSGDNTQAEALLQQLNREEVDFSSATGFGDRFLYHRNYVERTADFIASHFGEQFRNQLSQLKTSQHQWQGPLRSEHGLHLLLLSEYRPGRVPQLSEISERVERDYLRWEQKQTQELAIQQIVEKYHVETHL; this is translated from the coding sequence ATGTTTGGAAAATTGATTAAAGACCCTTTACTGCATTTCACACTGGCAGGCGCTGTACTCTTTGCGACCTATGAACAGATCGCTGCACCTGAAGAGCAGCTTGCTGAAAATACAATCGTGGTCGACCGTAACGCACTGCTGACTTTCATCCAGTACCGCTCCAAAGCGTTTCAACCCGAGCTGGCCTCAGCAAAGCTGGATCAGATGAGCACCGGAGAGCGGCAGAAACTGATCAGTGATTATGTGCGTGAAGAAGCCCTCTACCGGGAAGCCGAGGCACTGGGAATGAGCGAAAACGATTACATTATCCGCCGCCGCTCGGTACAGAAACTTGAATTTATCACTCAGGGCATGGCTGAGCAGTTAGTCGAAGCGGATGATGCTGCAGTCAGCGAGTATTTCGAACAACACCGTCAGGACTACTACGAAGAACCTTCGTACACCTTTACCCACGTGTTTATCCGTTCCGGTGATAACACTCAGGCAGAGGCATTGCTGCAGCAACTCAACCGTGAAGAGGTCGACTTTTCATCAGCCACAGGCTTTGGTGACCGCTTTCTCTATCACCGTAACTACGTCGAACGTACTGCGGATTTTATCGCCAGCCATTTTGGTGAGCAGTTCCGCAATCAACTCAGTCAGTTGAAAACCAGCCAACACCAATGGCAGGGGCCCTTGCGCTCAGAACACGGCTTACATCTGCTGTTACTCAGTGAATATCGGCCGGGCCGGGTTCCGCAGCTCAGCGAGATATCAGAACGGGTAGAACGTGATTACCTGCGTTGGGAACAAAAACAGACACAGGAACTGGCGATTCAGCAGATCGTGGAGAAATATCATGTTGAAACTCATCTCTAA
- a CDS encoding VOC family protein, with product MAKMIHSMIRVSDLDRSIRYYQQTLNLHPAGRFDMEDFSLVYLRNEESEFELELTFNRDAEEPYSHGSGYGHLAVSVEDARSFHAQMQEQGFNPTELKEFGQGEQIMARFFFLTDPDGYKIEVLERLGRFQ from the coding sequence ATGGCTAAAATGATCCATTCCATGATCCGGGTTTCCGACCTGGATCGTTCAATCCGGTATTATCAGCAAACACTGAACCTGCACCCGGCTGGCCGCTTCGATATGGAAGATTTCAGTCTGGTCTATCTGCGCAATGAAGAGAGCGAGTTCGAACTGGAGCTGACCTTCAATCGGGACGCAGAGGAACCCTACAGCCACGGCAGCGGTTACGGCCATCTTGCGGTTTCGGTCGAAGATGCACGTAGCTTTCATGCCCAAATGCAAGAACAAGGGTTCAACCCCACAGAACTGAAGGAGTTCGGTCAGGGCGAGCAGATCATGGCCCGTTTCTTTTTCCTCACCGACCCGGATGGATATAAGATCGAAGTGCTGGAACGCCTGGGTCGTTTTCAATAA
- a CDS encoding HupE/UreJ family protein: MLKLISKLTLTCLLLLSAAASAHDARPLYLQIDELESATPAHHYLLKLQVPPSVDSSNRPYLILPDSCLREGAGLLLRVQCSESLASQVIGFQYPDFNPSISTLIRISFRSGEQYQTLLSPSESQWQVPTQIETGQVISDYTVLGIEHILIGWDHLLFLLCLLLISGTLKRTLITVSGFTLAHSLTLVLTTLGIVRLPIAPVEAVIALSILFLAAEIARGRSNSLAWRYPVAISLLFGLIHGFGFAAVLGEIGLPQTEMVTALLFFNIGVEIGQLLFIFSLIGLFYFLRRIPILPLPAIQQVMIYSCGALAAFWTIERIAGF; encoded by the coding sequence ATGTTGAAACTCATCTCTAAGCTCACGCTGACCTGCCTGTTACTGTTATCGGCAGCAGCCTCAGCTCATGATGCCCGTCCGCTCTACCTGCAGATTGATGAACTGGAATCGGCAACCCCGGCTCACCACTACCTTTTGAAACTGCAGGTACCCCCTTCAGTAGACAGCAGCAACCGCCCCTACCTGATATTGCCTGATAGCTGTCTGCGTGAAGGGGCCGGCCTGCTGCTGCGAGTCCAGTGCAGTGAATCACTGGCCAGTCAGGTTATCGGCTTTCAATACCCCGACTTCAACCCCTCAATCAGCACCCTGATCCGGATCTCATTTCGCTCCGGCGAGCAATATCAAACCCTGCTCTCGCCCAGCGAAAGCCAATGGCAGGTACCGACCCAGATCGAAACCGGTCAGGTGATCAGTGATTACACCGTGCTTGGCATTGAACATATCCTGATCGGCTGGGATCACCTGCTGTTCCTGCTTTGCCTGCTGCTGATCTCCGGCACGCTGAAACGTACCCTGATAACCGTTTCAGGCTTTACCCTGGCGCACTCGCTGACGCTGGTGCTGACCACACTGGGAATAGTCCGTCTGCCAATCGCGCCGGTAGAAGCGGTGATCGCCCTGAGTATTCTGTTTCTGGCAGCCGAGATCGCCCGTGGCCGCAGCAATAGTCTGGCCTGGCGTTATCCGGTTGCCATTTCACTGTTGTTTGGACTGATTCACGGCTTTGGCTTTGCCGCTGTACTCGGCGAAATAGGCCTGCCGCAAACGGAGATGGTTACCGCCCTGCTGTTCTTTAATATCGGCGTTGAGATTGGTCAGTTACTCTTTATATTCAGTCTGATAGGCCTGTTTTATTTTCTCAGACGCATCCCTATACTGCCCCTTCCCGCTATTCAGCAGGTTATGATCTATAGCTGTGGAGCCCTGGCCGCGTTCTGGACAATTGAACGCATCGCCGGCTTCTGA